The nucleotide sequence TGGCCGACCACGTGGGCATCGTGAAGAGCGTCAACGGCGACGGCAGCATCCAGACCATCGAGGGCAACTCGGACAAGCCCGGCACGAGCCAGTCGGGCGTCTGGGAGCACACCCGGTACCCCAGCACCATCATGGGCTACGTGAACGTCTGAGGGGCACGAAGCTGGACGTTCGATCGCGGGCCGTGGGTCGTGGGTCGTTCGGCCGACTGCGGCGCGGTGATCTAGAGTGCGGCCACCATGGCCGACACCACCACCGCGTTCACCGGAGACGTCCCCGAGAACTACGACCGCTTCATGGGCTCGATGTTCTTCGAGCCCTACGCGCGCGATGTCGCGCTCCGCGTGACCGCCACGAACCCGCGCGAGGTGCTGGAGCTCGCGTGCGGCACGGGCATCGTCACGGCAGCGCTGCGCGAAGCGCTCCCGGTGACCACCACCATCACCGCCACCGACTTGAACCCGGCGATGATCGCCTGCGCCCGAAGCAAGCGCACCATGCCCAGCGAGCTCCGCTGGCGCCAGGCCGACGCCCAGCAGCTCCCGTTCGAGGACGAGAGCTTCGACGTGGTCGTCTGCCAGTTCGGGTTCATGTTCCTGCCCGACAAGGCCCGCGGCCTGCGCGAGGCCTGCCGCGTGCTCCGGCGCGGCGGGCGACTGCTCTTCAGCACCTGGGACTCGCTTCAGGAGAACCCGCTCTGCGCCGAGGCGCACGGCTATTTGATCTCGCGTTTCCCTGACAACCCGCCGCAGTTCATGCTCACCCCCTTCGGCTGGTTCGACGTCGACGCCATCACCGAGCTGGTGCGCGGCGCCGGCTTCTCGCTCGTGCGCTCGGAGACGCTGCAGCTGCGCGCACGCACCCCGGCCGCGGATCAGGCGGCGAGGGGGATGCTCGTGGGCTCGCCCGCAGCCGCACAGATCGTCGAGCGCGGCGTGCAGCCGGAAGAGCTGGTGCAGGGGTTCGCCAGCCGGCTTCGCAACCGCCACGGCGAGGGCGCCATCGACGTGCCCATGCAGGCCATCGTCTTCGACGCGGTCCGGACCTAGTGCCCAAGCGCTCGGACTTCGCGTACGCCGCGCGCTACTGCGAGGAGAACGTCTGGAAGCTGCTCGAGCACCCGTCGCAGCCGGGCGAGGCGCGCTCTGCGGTCTTCATCACCAACGAGGACCGCGCGTGTCTGCTGTTTCGCCAGCGCGCCTCCGAGGTGCCCGATGAGCCCGTGGTCTGGGACTACCACGTGGTGCTGCTCGTGGAAGGCGCGCGGGCGCAGATCTGGGACCTCGACACCACGCTCGAGTTTCCCTGCGACGCCGAGCGCTGGCTCTCCGAGACCTTTCCCGTCGCGGGCGCGATCGACGAGTCGCTCGAGCCGCGCTTCCGCGTGGTGCCCGAGGCGCTCTTTCGGGCGCGCTTCGCATCGGATCGCTCGCACATGCGTGACGCGCACGGGAACTGGTCCGCGCTGCCGCCGCCGTGGCCGCCGATTCGAACGCCCGACGCGACCATGACGCTCATGCAGTTCGTGGATCTGGCGACGCCGGGGCTCGGCGAGGTGCTCGACCTGCCCTCGCTCAGGGCCCGCATCCGTCGGACGTGAAGTCTCCCGAGAGCGGCAGCTCCCACTGCGTGACGGGATCGCCGAGGGTCACGTCGATGGAGCTGTCGAGGTGGCCGCCGTCGATGTCGCGCACGGTGATGTAGCCGGAGATGGCGAGGAGCGTGGCGCTGTTTCCCGTCGCGCGGTCGAACTCGATGAGCTGGGTGTACGCCTGCACCTGGTTCCCGTGGGTGAAGCCGATGAGGTAGCTGCCCGGCTGCACCGCGCTGCCGTCGAAGTTGCGGACGAAGCCGGTGAGCACGTGCGCCACCGCGGGCGGCGGGCCGAGCGAGCCGCCGTCGAGCGTGGCGGGGAAGCACTGCGACGCGTCGCTCACCTGGAAGGCCACGTAGTCGGCCGGGCCGCCGTCGGATGCGACCTGAAGGATGGTCTGCGCGCTCACCACCGGAAACGCGTCGGCGCCGGTAAGTGTCCCTCGCGCCGTCGAGTACGTGACCGGCGGCGGCGGCGGGCCCGCGTCGTAGCCGGCGTCGATGGCCGGCGGATCGCCCGCGTCCGTGCCGCCGTCGGTCGCGGCCGGCGGATCGCCCGAGCAGCCCGCAAGCGCGAGCGCGACCCAAAGCCCCGCAAGCTTGATGGCCATCCGCCCTCCCCGCCCGTCCGCGGCAAATCTAGGGCGCGACCGCTCGCCTGCCAGCCTGCCCGTCGGCGACCGGACAGCGCGTGCGCACCTTTGCGCACCTGCCGTCGAATTCGCGTTTTCCGGTGCGGTAGGCTCCGAAGCTCGGGCCGGAGGTGCACATGCGTCGCGCGCTGCTGTCGATGGGGATGCTGGGCTTGGTCGCGGGTTGCCAGCCGCACGAGCTGGATCCGGTGCGGCCGGCGGCGGCGGTGATCGTCAACGTTCCGCCCACGAAACCCCAGCTGGCGCCCGAGGTGCTGCTGGTGGTCGACCGCTCGGGTTCGATGGAGAACGCGGCGTCAGGCACGCAGACGAACAGCTGCGGGACAGCAGCCTCGTGCAAGTGGGACGACTTGCTCGCCGACATGGTCCAGGGCACGAGCGCGGGCCCCGGCTTCCTCGACAAGCTCCAGACGCTCTCGGCGCAGAACGGCTCGTCGCAAGATCCCGTGCAGGTGGGCCTGGTGACGTTCGGCGACGGCGACTCGAGCTCCGCGGACAGCGCCTGCAAGCCGGGCATCATTCAGGTGCCCGTCGCCGGCAACACCGTCGACGCGGTGAAGACGGCGCTCCAGGCGATCTCTCCGGGTGGTGCCACGCCCACCGCCTCGACGCTCCAAGTGGCGGCCGGCGCCTTCAACAACGACGGCTTCACGCGCGAACGCTATGTGGTCCTGGTGACCGACGGCCTGCCCAACTGCAACGCCAACATCCCGCTC is from Deltaproteobacteria bacterium and encodes:
- a CDS encoding class I SAM-dependent methyltransferase; the encoded protein is MADTTTAFTGDVPENYDRFMGSMFFEPYARDVALRVTATNPREVLELACGTGIVTAALREALPVTTTITATDLNPAMIACARSKRTMPSELRWRQADAQQLPFEDESFDVVVCQFGFMFLPDKARGLREACRVLRRGGRLLFSTWDSLQENPLCAEAHGYLISRFPDNPPQFMLTPFGWFDVDAITELVRGAGFSLVRSETLQLRARTPAADQAARGMLVGSPAAAQIVERGVQPEELVQGFASRLRNRHGEGAIDVPMQAIVFDAVRT
- a CDS encoding VWA domain-containing protein, whose amino-acid sequence is MRRALLSMGMLGLVAGCQPHELDPVRPAAAVIVNVPPTKPQLAPEVLLVVDRSGSMENAASGTQTNSCGTAASCKWDDLLADMVQGTSAGPGFLDKLQTLSAQNGSSQDPVQVGLVTFGDGDSSSADSACKPGIIQVPVAGNTVDAVKTALQAISPGGATPTASTLQVAAGAFNNDGFTRERYVVLVTDGLPNCNANIPLTVATCGGDLCTEGCFGTGGVPSDSRDCLDQDNSVAAVQSLASAGVKTFVIGFGSDTNTGAATGVLNAMANAGGEAQSAPATTAYYQASSQADLQTALNKIIDAIDACTVPLPTSPMQLDAVEVDVTFCSGQSQILTPAQWQLSDSTTLKIKDPQICSQLRNAAPGCDASVKVDFAKL